A region from the Flavobacterium enshiense genome encodes:
- a CDS encoding cytochrome c oxidase subunit I, with product MSAAGHDLSHDHGHDHEHHHKDTFITKYIFSIDHKMIAKQYLITGLIMGIIGVMMSLLFRMQIAWPEESFGIFKFLLGEKFAPGGVMRNDIYLALVTIHGTIMVFFVLTAGLSGTFSNLLIPLQIGARDMASGFMNMISYWLFFVSTIIMLCSLFVESGPASAGWTIYPPLSALPQAIPGSGTGMTLWLVSMAVFIASSLMGSLNYVVTVINLRTKGMSMTRLPLTIWAFFVTAIIGIVSFPVLLSAALLLIFDRSFGTSFYLSDIFISGEVLHYQGGSPVLFEHLFWFLGHPEVYIVLLPALGITSEIIATNSRKPIFGYRAMIASILAIAFLSTIVWGHHMFISGMNPFLGSVFTFTTLLIAIPSAVKAFNYITTLWKGNLQLNPAMLFSIGLVSTFITGGLTGIILGDSTLDINVHDTYFVVAHFHLVMGISALYGFFAGVYHWFPKMFGRMMNKNLGYIHFWITAVCAYGVFFPMHFIGMAGLPRRYYTNTAFPLFDDLADVNVLITVFALVGAAFQIVFIWNFFYSIFYGKKAEQNPWKSNTLEWTTPVEHIHGNWPGEIPHVHRWAYDYSKPGHDDDFVPQTVPYKDGEEKLHH from the coding sequence TAAGTCACGATCACGGACACGATCACGAACACCACCATAAAGATACTTTTATCACAAAGTATATCTTTAGTATCGACCACAAAATGATTGCGAAGCAATATTTGATTACTGGTCTTATAATGGGTATCATTGGTGTTATGATGTCATTATTATTCCGTATGCAGATTGCTTGGCCGGAAGAGTCTTTCGGTATTTTTAAATTCCTTTTAGGAGAAAAATTTGCTCCGGGAGGAGTAATGCGTAACGATATTTACCTTGCATTAGTTACCATTCACGGTACAATCATGGTATTCTTTGTATTAACTGCAGGATTGAGCGGTACTTTCAGTAACTTGTTAATTCCATTGCAGATTGGTGCAAGAGATATGGCATCCGGTTTTATGAATATGATTTCTTACTGGTTGTTCTTTGTTTCAACAATAATCATGTTATGTTCTTTGTTCGTTGAATCAGGACCGGCATCTGCAGGTTGGACAATTTATCCTCCGTTGAGTGCATTGCCTCAGGCAATACCGGGTTCAGGTACAGGTATGACATTATGGTTAGTTTCAATGGCTGTGTTCATCGCTTCTTCCTTGATGGGATCTTTGAACTATGTGGTTACTGTGATCAACTTGAGAACTAAAGGAATGTCAATGACAAGATTGCCACTTACTATATGGGCATTCTTCGTTACGGCTATCATTGGTATCGTTTCGTTCCCTGTTTTATTATCAGCTGCTTTATTGTTGATTTTTGATAGAAGTTTCGGTACTTCTTTCTACTTGTCAGATATCTTCATTTCTGGTGAAGTATTACATTACCAAGGAGGTTCACCGGTATTGTTCGAGCACTTATTCTGGTTCTTAGGTCACCCTGAGGTATACATCGTATTATTACCGGCATTAGGTATCACATCAGAAATTATTGCAACAAATTCACGTAAGCCAATCTTTGGTTACCGTGCGATGATTGCTTCTATCTTAGCGATTGCATTCTTATCAACTATCGTTTGGGGTCACCACATGTTCATCTCCGGTATGAACCCATTCTTAGGATCAGTATTTACATTTACAACGTTATTGATTGCGATTCCTTCAGCGGTAAAAGCATTCAACTATATTACAACATTATGGAAAGGTAACTTGCAGTTAAACCCTGCGATGTTATTCTCTATCGGATTGGTTTCTACATTCATCACAGGAGGTTTAACAGGTATCATCCTTGGAGATTCAACTTTAGATATCAACGTACATGATACATATTTCGTAGTGGCTCACTTCCACTTGGTAATGGGTATCTCTGCGCTTTACGGATTCTTCGCTGGTGTGTACCACTGGTTCCCTAAAATGTTCGGAAGAATGATGAATAAAAACTTAGGGTATATCCACTTCTGGATTACTGCGGTTTGTGCTTACGGAGTATTCTTCCCAATGCACTTCATCGGTATGGCAGGTTTACCACGTCGTTACTATACAAACACAGCATTCCCGTTATTTGACGATTTAGCTGATGTTAACGTATTGATCACGGTGTTCGCTTTAGTAGGAGCTGCTTTCCAAATCGTATTTATCTGGAACTTCTTCTACAGCATTTTCTACGGTAAGAAAGCTGAACAAAACCCTTGGAAATCTAACACGTTGGAGTGGACAACTCCAGTAGAGCACATCCACGGAAACTGGCCAGGTGAAATTCCTCACGTACACAGATGGGCTTACGACTACAGTAAACCAGGTCACGATGACGATTTCGTTCCGCAAACAGTTCCTTACAAAGACGGAGAAGAAAAACTTCATCACTAA
- a CDS encoding MepB family protein, giving the protein MMVENGIPYALSELKQMVYDKCGFVLLNPLAEKESADYAACRFQLNNLNIVLRSAKVTPTKIGQFVTLWKRIENGPIQPFDFSDDVDLFVINTKSENHFGQFVFPKSVFLEQGVLSSGLKDGKRAIRVYPPWDITISKQAKKTQNWQRDYFLEIPFDGMIDLDRVTQLYFQKL; this is encoded by the coding sequence ATGATGGTTGAAAATGGAATTCCTTATGCTTTAAGCGAACTGAAGCAAATGGTTTATGACAAATGTGGTTTTGTGCTTTTAAATCCTTTAGCGGAGAAGGAAAGTGCCGATTATGCCGCTTGTCGTTTTCAATTGAATAACCTGAATATAGTTTTGCGCTCAGCAAAAGTAACACCGACTAAGATTGGTCAGTTCGTTACGCTATGGAAAAGAATCGAAAACGGACCCATTCAGCCCTTTGACTTTTCCGATGATGTGGATTTATTCGTTATCAACACAAAATCCGAAAATCATTTCGGGCAATTTGTATTCCCGAAATCTGTTTTTTTAGAGCAAGGTGTGCTTTCTTCCGGGTTGAAAGACGGTAAACGTGCTATTCGCGTGTATCCGCCCTGGGATATAACAATAAGCAAGCAAGCGAAGAAAACACAAAACTGGCAACGGGACTATTTTTTAGAAATCCCATTTGACGGAATGATAGATTTGGATCGGGTAACCCAACTTTATTTCCAGAAACTTTAA